DNA from Pseudomonas mendocina:
CCACGGATCAGCGCCGAGTTCTCGCCGATACCGCCGGTGAAGATCAGGCCATCCAGGCGTTGCAATGCGCAACTCATGGCCGCCAGTGACTTGGCCAGGCGATAGCAGAACACTTCGATGGCCAACGTGGCACCGATGTGGCCCTGTTCGCGCGCCTGCTCCAACGCGCGCATGTCATTGGACAGACCGGACAGGCCCAGCAGGCCGCTTTCCTTGTTGAGCATGGAATCGACCCGCTCCAGGCTCCAGCCCAGGGCGCGGGCCAGGTGGCTGTGCAGATTGGGGTCGACATCGCCACTGCGTGTACCCATTACCAGGCCTTCCAGCGGCGTCAGGCCCATGCTGGTGTCGCGACTGTGGCCGTTCTCGATGGCACAGGTGGAGCAGCCATTGCCCAGGTGGGCGACCAGCCAACTGCTACCATCGGAAGGCAACTCGCTCATTTCGGCGGCTTTCTGGCTGACGTAGCGATGGCTGGTACCGTGGAAGCCGTAGCGGCGCACACCGTGTTCGCGGTACAGCGCCTCCGGCACGGCATAACGATAGGCGTGCTCAGGCAGGCTCTGGTGAAAGGCGGTGTCGAATACGGCGACCTGTACCAGGCTGGGGAACAGTTTCATCGCGGCTTCGATACCGAGCAGGTTGGCCGGATTGTGCAGCGGCGCCAGCGGTGCGACCTGACGGATGGCCAGTAGGCTGACGTCATCCAGGCGACAGGCGCCGGAAAAGTGCTCGCCGCCATGTACCACGCGGTGGCCGATGCCGTGCAACTGACCGTCCGCCACACGCTGGACGATGGGCAG
Protein-coding regions in this window:
- a CDS encoding acetate kinase, which produces MSARNILVINCGSSSIKFALVNEAQEQFPLSGLAERLGSPEAVLHWQQGEHKDSLVIAGADHRLALSHLLPIVQRVADGQLHGIGHRVVHGGEHFSGACRLDDVSLLAIRQVAPLAPLHNPANLLGIEAAMKLFPSLVQVAVFDTAFHQSLPEHAYRYAVPEALYREHGVRRYGFHGTSHRYVSQKAAEMSELPSDGSSWLVAHLGNGCSTCAIENGHSRDTSMGLTPLEGLVMGTRSGDVDPNLHSHLARALGWSLERVDSMLNKESGLLGLSGLSNDMRALEQAREQGHIGATLAIEVFCYRLAKSLAAMSCALQRLDGLIFTGGIGENSALIRGKTLDHLGLLGLKLDPQANARCVRGVAGAIHAHGHPRVLVVPTNEERQIALDTLALLD